Proteins co-encoded in one Nonlabens agnitus genomic window:
- a CDS encoding D-alanine--D-alanine ligase, which translates to MRNIAVIMGGYSSEKEISIKSGHVIMENLDPKLFKGFPIIIEKDRWFLKTENNTYDIDKNDFTVTVDSERINFDAVYNTIHGTPGEDGIFQAYLELLDMPQTSCDSYQSAITFNKRDCIAVLKPWSIHTGRHLYLNEGEDVNFEHIVEVVGLPCFVKANRSGSSFGVSKVYEVSAFAKALQTAFAVDDEIIIESFLDGMEVSVGIYQIGDTVHSLPPTEIVSENDFFDYEAKYMGKAQEITPARLTESATLAVQELSKRIYSILKLKGIARADFIFHEGTPHFIEINTNPGMSRESIIPQQIRAAGKELGTVLTAIIEDTIKNHKK; encoded by the coding sequence ATGAGAAACATCGCAGTCATCATGGGCGGCTATTCCAGTGAGAAAGAAATTTCCATCAAGAGTGGTCACGTCATTATGGAAAATCTAGATCCTAAATTATTCAAGGGGTTTCCCATCATTATTGAAAAAGATAGATGGTTTCTCAAGACCGAAAACAACACCTATGACATTGATAAAAATGACTTTACGGTAACTGTAGATAGCGAACGTATCAATTTTGATGCGGTTTACAATACGATACATGGTACGCCAGGCGAGGACGGTATTTTCCAGGCTTATCTCGAGCTTCTTGACATGCCGCAAACTTCTTGCGACTCCTATCAATCTGCCATTACTTTTAATAAAAGGGATTGTATTGCGGTGTTGAAGCCCTGGAGCATCCATACCGGCAGGCATTTGTATCTTAATGAAGGTGAAGACGTTAATTTTGAACATATTGTAGAAGTGGTAGGTCTGCCCTGTTTTGTAAAGGCAAATCGCAGTGGTAGCAGTTTTGGCGTTTCAAAAGTCTATGAGGTTTCCGCTTTCGCGAAAGCGTTACAAACCGCATTTGCAGTGGACGATGAAATCATTATTGAATCATTCCTGGATGGAATGGAAGTATCTGTAGGCATATATCAAATAGGTGATACCGTTCATTCTTTACCTCCAACTGAAATTGTGAGCGAAAATGACTTTTTTGACTATGAGGCAAAGTATATGGGTAAAGCCCAGGAAATCACGCCAGCAAGACTCACAGAGTCTGCCACACTGGCGGTTCAAGAATTAAGCAAACGCATTTATAGCATTTTGAAATTAAAGGGAATTGCAAGGGCAGACTTTATATTCCATGAAGGAACACCGCATTTTATAGAAATCAATACCAATCCTGGAATGAGTCGCGAGAGCATCATCCCACAACAAATCAGGGCTGCAGGCAAAGAATTGGGTACTGTACTGACTGCGATTATTGAAGACACCATAAAAAACCACAAGAAATGA
- a CDS encoding PASTA domain-containing protein yields MNFLQFMFTKTFWVQMLLAVLLVVVLCFGYLYWLDWHTNHGQQITVPDLSRKSLSEADEILEELDLRRHIIDSASFNPDFPPRSVIEQNPKAGLFVKENRQIYIKLNPSDYGKVLVPNVVFKTKRQAIPTLEALGFKIGDITYKQNIAKDMVLEIKHKGENLESGTQLRKASVIDLVLGDGTREGQEYEEESQDIEDENIDVEAVEDDA; encoded by the coding sequence ATGAATTTTTTGCAGTTCATGTTTACCAAGACTTTTTGGGTTCAAATGTTGCTTGCCGTCCTATTGGTGGTGGTTTTGTGTTTTGGTTATCTCTACTGGCTGGACTGGCATACCAATCACGGTCAACAAATCACGGTTCCAGATCTTTCCCGCAAGAGTTTATCAGAGGCTGATGAAATATTGGAAGAACTGGATCTGCGCCGTCATATCATTGACAGCGCCAGCTTCAATCCTGATTTTCCACCTAGATCTGTGATCGAACAAAATCCCAAGGCCGGTTTATTTGTAAAAGAGAATAGACAGATATACATCAAGCTCAATCCTTCTGATTATGGAAAGGTGTTGGTGCCTAACGTAGTTTTCAAAACTAAACGTCAAGCCATACCTACACTCGAAGCCCTAGGATTTAAAATAGGTGACATTACCTACAAACAGAACATCGCCAAGGATATGGTGCTTGAAATCAAGCATAAAGGTGAGAATCTAGAATCTGGAACGCAGCTGCGCAAGGCATCAGTCATTGATCTGGTTTTAGGAGATGGGACTAGAGAAGGTCAGGAATATGAAGAAGAATCTCAGGATATCGAAGATGAGAATATCGATGTAGAAGCTGTTGAAGATGATGCTTAA